ACGTTGGTCACGCCCGCCATCGGTGCCAAGACCACCGGGCTGGCGAGCGCGATGGAACCGATGTGCACCGCTTGGTTACCGCCGGCTCATCACGAGCTTGCCCGCGGTTTGGTGCAGTTCGCTTGCGGTGGTCCTCTTGCCGGTACGGAGTTCCCGATCGAGCTGGCGCTGCTTGGACACCTCGAACTTGTCGCAGGCCTCTTCGAGTTCCTTGATCAGCAGGGCAAGGTCGTCGCGCAATGCGGCTGCTTGACCGGTGAAGTCCTCGCGCTCGAAGATGCGCCATTTCTTCAGCACCGGCATCACGACCTCGTCGAGGTGGATGCGGGGATCGTAGACGCCGCCGACGGCGATGAACACGGCCTTGCGGCGGAACTCGGGCACCTGATAGCCCGGCATCTGGAAGTTGCGCAGGATCTTGTGCAGCGACTTCATCGCCTGGTTGGGATTGGCCTCGAACCCGGCCTCGCTGACATCGCGGTAGAAGATCATGTGCAGGTTCTCGTCGGCCGAGATCCTGCCCAGCAACTGGTCGGCGATCGTCTCGTTGCAGGCTTTACCGGTGTTGCGGTGCGAGATCCGGGTGGCCAGTTCCTGGAACGTGACGTAGATGACCGAATCGAACAAGCTATCGGCGAACAGGTCGGCTCGAACCTGGTGGTTCTGGCCCGGGCTGAAGCCCCGGTTGACGACCTCGATGCGCAGTTTCTCCAATTCGACGGGATCGACCGCGCGCGTCACCACCAGGTAGTCGCGCAGCGCGATGCCGTGCCGGTTCTCTTCGGCGGTCCAGCGGTTGACCCAGGTACCCCAGGGGCCGTCGAGTCCGAAGTTCATCGCGATCTCGCGGTGATAGGAGGGCAGATTGTCCTCGGTCATCAGGTTCTGCACCATCGCCACCTGAGCGAGGTCGGAGAGCTTGCTCTGCTCCGGGTCCCAGTCCTGCCCGCCGAGCGCGTAGAAGTTCTTGCCATCCGACCACGGGATGTAGTCGTGCGGATTCCACGGCTTGTGCATGCTCAGATGCCGGTTCAGGTACTTCTCGAC
The Mycobacterium sp. 050128 genome window above contains:
- a CDS encoding acyl-ACP desaturase, whose product is MPAELTDLQLLHELEPVVEKYLNRHLSMHKPWNPHDYIPWSDGKNFYALGGQDWDPEQSKLSDLAQVAMVQNLMTEDNLPSYHREIAMNFGLDGPWGTWVNRWTAEENRHGIALRDYLVVTRAVDPVELEKLRIEVVNRGFSPGQNHQVRADLFADSLFDSVIYVTFQELATRISHRNTGKACNETIADQLLGRISADENLHMIFYRDVSEAGFEANPNQAMKSLHKILRNFQMPGYQVPEFRRKAVFIAVGGVYDPRIHLDEVVMPVLKKWRIFEREDFTGQAAALRDDLALLIKELEEACDKFEVSKQRQLDRELRTGKRTTASELHQTAGKLVMSRR